In Amia ocellicauda isolate fAmiCal2 chromosome 5, fAmiCal2.hap1, whole genome shotgun sequence, a genomic segment contains:
- the LOC136750543 gene encoding adenosine receptor A3, producing the protein MENYGNLIYTIFEVLIALSCCLGNSLVIWAIKLKYSLREPTFCFIISLAVADFLVGAVAIPIAIFINAEKETTFYGCLFICCIIMILTQTSIFSLLAIAIDRYLRVKIPFRYRSNTTQKHSWIAVGVCWLISCILGLIPMFGWHKKDMNETSSIKCRFTSVISMSYMVYFNFFGFILIPLLIMVVLYVKIFYLIKKHLKHNSANSTECNTYYVKERKLAQSLALVLFLFAVCWLPLHIMNIIDHIGKVKIYKAAIHTGILLTHLNSVLNPVVYPFRIHKIQKAYLHLWRTYVLCQDDETASSTQSAEFVGSTYPNSMVRFDKITNINS; encoded by the exons ATGGAAAACTATGGCAATCTAATCTACACAATTTTTGAAGTGCTGATCGCGTTGTCCTGCTGCCTGGGGAACTCCCTGGTCATCTGGGCCATCAAGCTCAAGTACTCCCTCAGGGAACCCACTTTCTGCTTCATCATCTCCTTGGCCGTGGCCGATTTCCTGGTGGGAGCTGTGGCCATTCCCATAGCCATCTTCATCAATGCTGAAAAGGAAACCACCTTCTATGGCTGTCTCTTTATCTGCTGCATTATCATGATTTTAACCCAAACCTCcatcttctccctcttggccatTGCAATAGATCGCTATCTGCGAGTGAAGATTCCCTTCAG GTACAGAAGCAACACGACACAGAAGCACTCGTGGATAGCTGTCGGAGTTTGCTGGCTGATCTCATGCATTCTGGGTCTGATTCCTATGTTTGGGTGGCACAAGAAAGATATGAATGAAACCTCGAGCATTAAATGCCGCTTCACCTCAGTGATATCCATGTCCTACATGGTGTATTTCAACTTCTTTGGCTTCATCCTGATCCCACTGCTTATCATGGTGGTTTTGTACGTGAAAATATTTTACCTTATCAAAAAACACCTCAAACATAACTCTGCCAACTCCACAGAATGCAACACTTATTATGTGAAGGAACGTAAGCTTGCCCAGTCTTTAGCCTTggtactttttttgtttgccgTATGTTGGCTTCCTTTGCACATAATGAACATAATTGATCATATCGGCAAGGTGAAAATATATAAGGCTGCCATTCATACTGGCATCCTTCTCACTCACCTCAACTCAGTGCTTAACccagttgtgtacccattcagGATCCACAAAATCCAGAAAGCTTACCTGCATCTTTGGAGAACGTATGTCCTCTGTCAGGATGATGAGACTGCTTCCTCTACCCAATCAGCTGAGTTTGTTGGCAGCACTTATCCCAATAGCATGGTCAGATTTGACAAGATTACAAATATCAACTCGTAA